In the genome of Desulfovibrio sp. JC010, one region contains:
- a CDS encoding AraC family transcriptional regulator, protein MSKIDVLSEVFSTLRIKSELYFRAHMNGPFSVSVPQEQRRIRFHLVLHGTCWIETAGEQPYFLQEGDIALVPNGSSQVLSLEPGLPHVGLDKAIESGVLKDGMLTYGDGPERTVILCGYCRFDEDLDHPAVGDLPSLICLRNADLGGEPWVAATLKLLVFEANLNAQGTTAILSRLIEIVVIQATRRLSTRSETDERGFIAALRDSNLSRALQEIHSSPEKNWRVGDLAVLTGMSRAGFADRFTAVVGVPPIEYLTNWRLMRARFFLSETNLTLDEIAERCGYASLPSFSRRFKKSFGTGPGAYRRMAVTN, encoded by the coding sequence ATGAGTAAAATTGATGTTCTTTCAGAGGTGTTTTCGACCTTAAGAATAAAAAGTGAACTATATTTTCGTGCGCATATGAATGGCCCTTTTTCAGTAAGCGTTCCTCAAGAACAGCGACGAATCAGATTTCATCTGGTTCTTCATGGAACTTGCTGGATAGAAACCGCAGGGGAGCAACCTTATTTTTTGCAGGAGGGAGATATTGCTTTGGTGCCCAATGGCAGCAGTCAGGTTTTATCCCTTGAGCCGGGGCTGCCTCATGTCGGGCTCGACAAGGCCATTGAGAGTGGGGTTTTGAAAGACGGTATGTTGACTTATGGCGATGGGCCAGAAAGGACCGTTATTCTATGTGGTTACTGTCGATTTGATGAAGACCTTGATCATCCAGCCGTTGGCGATTTGCCTTCGTTGATCTGCTTACGAAATGCAGATTTGGGGGGAGAGCCATGGGTTGCTGCTACTTTGAAACTTCTAGTCTTTGAAGCCAATCTAAATGCTCAGGGGACAACAGCGATTTTAAGTAGGTTGATTGAAATTGTGGTGATTCAAGCTACCCGACGTTTGAGTACGAGAAGTGAAACTGACGAAAGAGGGTTCATTGCAGCACTACGGGATTCGAACTTGTCTCGTGCGTTACAAGAGATCCACAGTTCGCCAGAGAAAAACTGGCGTGTCGGTGATTTGGCGGTACTGACTGGAATGTCCAGAGCTGGCTTTGCTGATCGATTCACAGCTGTTGTTGGGGTTCCACCTATTGAGTATCTGACCAATTGGAGATTGATGAGGGCACGTTTTTTTCTGTCTGAAACAAATCTAACCCTCGATGAGATTGCCGAGCGATGTGGCTATGCTTCTTTGCCATCATTTTCCCGCCGTTTTAAGAAATCTTTTGGAACAGGTCCGGGAGCCTATAGGAGAATGGCTGTCACAAATTAG
- a CDS encoding TraK family protein, translating into MKNIEINTDTSRRKSHQVEYKANLHRIADLFDQGYSKKDTYELLYEKGYISMSYRHFCRFNSTGKLTAQNRAKKPIANKRPKNSKSNLEFSHNNVVTKEDFDELIG; encoded by the coding sequence ATGAAAAATATCGAGATAAACACCGACACCAGTAGACGGAAAAGCCATCAGGTCGAATACAAAGCCAATCTACACAGAATCGCCGACCTCTTCGACCAAGGATATTCTAAAAAAGACACTTACGAGCTTCTTTACGAAAAGGGATATATCTCCATGAGCTATCGCCACTTCTGCCGTTTCAACTCAACAGGCAAACTCACAGCCCAAAACCGGGCAAAAAAGCCAATTGCCAACAAACGACCTAAAAATTCCAAGTCTAACTTAGAATTTTCGCATAACAACGTTGTTACCAAAGAAGACTTTGATGAGCTAATCGGCTGA
- a CDS encoding AHH domain-containing protein: MAVLVLLLTGRGSVENSNADSLSSNPDITQQPVSKYEHAVQFGIKSKTQGFGKTIGGSSSVLRHRIGCDSLKNYAAHHIIPLQLRNHRALKKIGMDMDEAANGIALPTKPGVDPVLPLHRGGHPLYTAAVKRELDKIPPGASVSKTRKLVSDIQSKFRKRLEDGEPLHEKYGAKDPWC; encoded by the coding sequence ATGGCAGTTCTCGTGCTGCTTTTGACTGGGAGAGGCTCAGTTGAGAATTCAAATGCTGATAGCTTATCATCCAACCCAGATATAACTCAGCAGCCTGTTTCAAAATATGAACATGCGGTACAATTCGGGATAAAATCAAAGACCCAAGGATTCGGAAAAACAATTGGCGGATCAAGCTCTGTTCTGCGGCATAGAATTGGCTGCGATTCACTGAAAAACTATGCTGCCCATCATATAATCCCCCTCCAGCTCAGAAATCATAGGGCATTAAAAAAAATAGGCATGGATATGGACGAAGCTGCAAATGGAATCGCGCTCCCCACAAAACCGGGAGTTGATCCTGTTTTGCCCCTTCACCGAGGAGGCCATCCATTATATACTGCTGCTGTAAAGAGAGAACTTGACAAGATCCCGCCGGGTGCGTCTGTTTCTAAAACACGAAAGCTGGTATCAGATATTCAGTCTAAATTTCGTAAGCGGCTTGAGGACGGAGAGCCACTGCATGAAAAATATGGAGCTAAAGATCCATGGTGTTAA
- a CDS encoding helix-turn-helix domain-containing protein translates to MAKSSKQLGQRIRELRKQKGLTQEQLGESSGVGAKYISQVERTGANVTLSLAESIAEGLEVDLKDLFDFNHNVEDTVLRSELISMLESAEGEDLQTLHRVIRAILV, encoded by the coding sequence ATGGCTAAAAGTTCAAAGCAACTCGGGCAGAGAATTCGAGAACTCAGAAAACAAAAAGGACTGACCCAAGAACAATTGGGTGAATCCTCCGGTGTTGGAGCAAAATATATCAGTCAGGTTGAACGGACCGGAGCGAATGTCACTTTGAGTCTGGCTGAGAGCATTGCAGAAGGTCTTGAGGTTGATTTGAAGGATTTGTTCGACTTCAACCACAATGTAGAAGATACTGTGCTTCGTAGTGAGCTTATTTCCATGCTCGAATCCGCTGAAGGTGAGGATCTCCAGACTTTACACCGCGTTATCCGCGCAATTCTCGTTTAA
- a CDS encoding helix-turn-helix domain-containing protein: MAKELRKKKGLTQAQLGSEADMNDKYISEIERGSSKLTVNALNKIALALKVSAKDILDFDTTTPTRKELEEDLAWMIQKTSDEQVVFLHKLVSEILK; the protein is encoded by the coding sequence TTGGCAAAAGAATTGCGCAAGAAAAAGGGTCTGACACAGGCCCAGCTAGGCAGCGAAGCTGATATGAATGATAAATATATCAGTGAAATAGAAAGAGGTTCGAGCAAGCTTACTGTCAATGCTTTAAATAAGATTGCCCTTGCTTTGAAAGTCTCTGCCAAGGATATTCTTGACTTCGACACAACCACGCCGACTCGAAAGGAACTTGAAGAAGATTTGGCGTGGATGATTCAGAAAACAAGCGATGAGCAGGTCGTATTTCTCCATAAGCTTGTTTCTGAGATATTGAAATAG
- a CDS encoding FadR/GntR family transcriptional regulator — MSTNNLLLCIRRIFHKTTLMKQPLPKIQRKRLSDQVVENLISMIASGELPPGEKLPPEPVLMEIFGVGRSSIREAVGALELIGILSVRPGDGTRVVDSTEVVQPKSVGLSLITIGQDKINELVEARTELEQSIAMLAAQRADSADIEDIRRQHNSFLKTKNRQKLIEADLAFHGAVAHACHNSVLIRFYAEIRQPISLWMEQKAKYEWGFEQVAEDHELILKAIETHDTEAAQSAMRSHIESAGKKLADALLQP, encoded by the coding sequence ATGTCAACAAACAACCTGCTCTTGTGCATCCGCAGGATTTTCCATAAAACAACCCTCATGAAACAGCCCCTGCCGAAAATCCAACGAAAGCGTCTAAGTGATCAGGTTGTCGAAAATTTAATTTCAATGATTGCAAGCGGAGAACTGCCGCCCGGAGAAAAACTCCCACCGGAGCCAGTACTCATGGAAATATTCGGTGTGGGCAGAAGCTCTATCCGTGAGGCAGTGGGAGCACTTGAATTGATCGGGATACTTTCTGTACGTCCCGGTGACGGAACCCGTGTTGTTGATTCAACAGAAGTAGTTCAGCCCAAGTCGGTAGGCTTGTCCCTGATCACCATTGGGCAAGATAAAATCAATGAGTTGGTTGAGGCCCGTACTGAGCTTGAGCAGAGCATCGCCATGCTTGCAGCGCAAAGAGCTGACTCCGCAGACATTGAAGATATCAGGAGACAGCATAATTCCTTCCTGAAAACAAAAAACAGACAGAAACTAATAGAAGCGGATTTAGCATTCCACGGGGCAGTAGCCCATGCATGCCACAATAGTGTGCTGATAAGGTTCTATGCGGAAATTCGTCAGCCTATCAGCTTATGGATGGAGCAAAAAGCCAAATATGAATGGGGATTTGAGCAAGTCGCTGAAGACCACGAACTTATTTTGAAAGCAATAGAAACGCATGACACTGAGGCAGCTCAGTCCGCCATGCGTTCACATATAGAATCCGCTGGTAAAAAACTGGCTGACGCTTTGCTGCAACCATAG
- a CDS encoding PPC domain-containing DNA-binding protein yields MEYKDYGSKVLVRLDPGEEIVAGLNDVCEKLDIKLGCVSGIGAVNQATVGLFNPATKEYFSTTLEKDFEITNLTGNVSRMNGEVYLHLHVTLADVEHNAFGGHLNSAVVSATAEIWMDVVVGEVDRELSKKIGLNLLKF; encoded by the coding sequence ATGGAGTATAAAGATTATGGTTCCAAGGTACTGGTAAGATTGGACCCCGGAGAAGAGATTGTTGCCGGACTTAACGATGTCTGCGAAAAACTCGATATTAAATTGGGTTGTGTATCCGGCATAGGCGCAGTCAATCAGGCTACAGTCGGTTTATTCAACCCTGCGACAAAAGAGTATTTCTCGACAACTCTGGAAAAGGATTTCGAGATTACCAATTTAACAGGCAATGTTTCTCGAATGAACGGTGAGGTGTACTTGCACCTGCACGTAACTCTGGCAGATGTGGAGCATAACGCATTTGGCGGTCATCTCAACTCCGCAGTGGTCAGTGCTACTGCTGAAATATGGATGGATGTTGTTGTCGGGGAAGTGGATAGAGAATTAAGCAAAAAAATTGGACTGAATTTGTTGAAGTTTTAG
- a CDS encoding ABC transporter permease, with protein MRLRQFIIVALRSITRNRMRSLLTMLGIIIGLASVIALVALGKGSQAEIKSKISNLGTNLIMVKPGSTQNHGVKGGAGSRSCLDMDDIKAISRHAPNVEYVSPVIRVSGQVIAEGENWNTTIEGVGIDYPLIRNYEISQGSFFTPRDIRVKAKVAVLGQTVVDELFADQNPVGARIRIGNIPFDIVGVLAEKGQSAMGNDQDDIIFVPSTTALYRMGDGETVHDIMASAVSESLIDLAQSEIKAILRKTHRLTSAEEDDFEIRNQTEIVSMATQVTTTLTMLLGAVAGVSLLVGGIGVMNIMLVSVTERTREVGILIALGARSSDILMQFLTEAVILSLAGGILGIASGFGIATGLGTALGIQVVFEPVMILVSILFTMAVGIFFGYYPARKASMLNPIDAMRYD; from the coding sequence ATGAGATTACGACAATTCATAATTGTTGCGCTTAGAAGCATCACCCGCAACAGAATGCGCAGCCTGTTGACCATGCTGGGGATCATCATCGGTCTGGCATCGGTAATTGCCCTTGTGGCTCTGGGAAAAGGCTCACAGGCGGAGATCAAAAGCAAAATATCAAATCTCGGCACCAACCTGATCATGGTCAAGCCGGGAAGTACGCAAAATCACGGCGTAAAGGGCGGAGCCGGAAGCAGGAGCTGCCTTGATATGGATGACATAAAAGCCATTTCCCGACATGCGCCAAATGTTGAATATGTTTCCCCGGTGATCCGGGTTTCAGGACAGGTAATTGCCGAAGGCGAAAATTGGAACACCACCATTGAGGGTGTGGGAATCGACTACCCGTTGATCCGCAATTACGAAATATCTCAGGGCTCATTTTTCACTCCCAGAGACATACGTGTGAAAGCAAAAGTCGCAGTACTTGGGCAAACCGTTGTGGACGAACTTTTTGCAGATCAGAATCCGGTCGGTGCGAGAATTCGTATCGGCAATATCCCTTTCGATATTGTGGGAGTCCTTGCCGAAAAAGGACAGTCCGCCATGGGCAATGATCAGGATGACATAATTTTTGTACCCTCAACGACCGCCCTTTACCGCATGGGCGACGGTGAAACAGTCCATGACATCATGGCCAGTGCCGTATCGGAATCGTTAATAGACTTGGCCCAGAGTGAGATAAAAGCCATACTGCGCAAGACCCACCGCCTGACTTCCGCTGAAGAAGATGATTTTGAAATCCGCAACCAGACCGAGATCGTAAGCATGGCGACACAGGTTACAACCACCCTGACCATGCTGCTCGGTGCTGTTGCCGGGGTTTCCCTGCTGGTCGGGGGTATCGGGGTCATGAACATCATGCTGGTTTCAGTCACTGAACGAACCCGTGAAGTAGGCATTCTCATCGCCCTCGGCGCACGGAGTTCCGATATACTGATGCAGTTCCTGACAGAAGCCGTGATCCTGAGTCTTGCCGGGGGAATTCTCGGTATTGCAAGCGGATTCGGCATTGCCACGGGATTGGGGACAGCCCTCGGCATTCAGGTCGTTTTTGAGCCTGTCATGATACTGGTCAGCATTCTCTTCACCATGGCTGTGGGGATATTTTTCGGCTACTATCCGGCTCGGAAAGCATCCATGCTTAATCCTATTGATGCTATGCGGTATGATTAG
- a CDS encoding ABC transporter ATP-binding protein produces the protein MGIIQLKNIRKTFHLGGETVRALDGINLTVPQGDFVAIIGTSGSGKSTLMNILGCLDQADSGEYLLEGVNVGDLDKNALADIRNQRIGFVFQGFNLLPRTSALENVQLPLIYRRGKAVENPARKAEQTLEMVGLGERMHHEPNQLSGGQQQRVAIARALVTRPAIILADEPTGNLDSRTTEDILSLFQQLNADGITIIIVTHEMDVAEHAKHVVDVRDGRIINQYKIAKPRQTKPLGST, from the coding sequence ATGGGAATTATCCAACTTAAAAATATACGCAAAACTTTTCATCTGGGCGGGGAAACGGTCCGGGCACTGGACGGCATCAACCTGACCGTTCCCCAAGGTGACTTTGTTGCCATCATCGGAACGTCAGGATCGGGAAAATCCACCCTGATGAATATCCTCGGATGTCTGGATCAGGCCGATTCAGGCGAATACCTGCTGGAAGGTGTGAACGTCGGGGACCTTGATAAGAACGCATTGGCTGACATTCGTAACCAGAGAATCGGTTTTGTATTTCAGGGATTCAACCTGCTTCCCAGAACCAGTGCGCTGGAAAATGTGCAGCTGCCCCTTATTTACCGCCGGGGCAAGGCTGTTGAAAATCCGGCCCGGAAGGCGGAACAGACTCTGGAGATGGTCGGTCTTGGCGAACGCATGCACCATGAACCCAACCAGCTTTCCGGGGGCCAGCAGCAACGGGTTGCCATTGCACGGGCATTAGTCACTAGACCGGCCATCATTCTGGCGGATGAACCCACCGGGAATCTGGACAGCCGGACCACTGAAGACATCCTCTCCCTGTTTCAACAGCTCAATGCGGACGGCATCACCATTATCATTGTCACCCATGAGATGGATGTTGCCGAACACGCCAAGCATGTTGTGGATGTCAGAGATGGACGGATCATCAATCAATACAAGATTGCCAAGCCAAGGCAGACAAAGCCCTTGGGTTCCACATGA
- a CDS encoding efflux RND transporter periplasmic adaptor subunit has protein sequence MENTISCTGTIQAVGTVEVGTQVSGTIKKVLVDYNDRVEKGQILAELDLDLFQASVDTAKADILKAEALHKKAMAVDTSEDSVFKAEELYRKIKGGRKQDTPLAQIGHLSPKELLAYETEKKTTKAQLLSARAALMSAETNLKNAQIKSPIDGVILERNIEVGQTVAANYSTPTLFIIAEDLSDMEIEANVDESDIGLVKKGQQVRFTVQSYPDAVFNGTVSRIQLNPTETSDVVTYTVIVDAPNKEGKLLPGMTATADFLVEKATNELVVPSAALSFKLDDHPHADTPCIYILEGGKPKWIPVSTGISSNTGTVIKNTGLVPGVPVIIGRAAHKSKSSGSVLSKIMPGGPQGGPRI, from the coding sequence ATGGAAAACACCATCTCATGTACGGGAACCATTCAAGCCGTGGGAACGGTTGAGGTGGGAACACAGGTCTCAGGCACTATCAAGAAAGTGCTGGTCGATTACAATGACCGAGTGGAGAAAGGGCAAATATTGGCGGAGCTTGATCTGGACCTGTTTCAGGCATCCGTGGACACAGCCAAAGCAGATATTCTTAAAGCTGAAGCCCTGCACAAAAAGGCCATGGCGGTAGACACCAGCGAAGATTCAGTTTTCAAAGCCGAAGAACTTTATCGGAAGATCAAGGGAGGGCGCAAACAAGATACACCTTTAGCACAGATAGGTCATCTCTCCCCCAAGGAATTGCTGGCTTACGAAACAGAAAAGAAAACAACAAAAGCACAACTCCTCTCAGCCAGAGCAGCTCTCATGAGTGCTGAAACAAATCTCAAAAATGCCCAGATCAAATCACCCATTGACGGCGTCATCCTCGAACGGAACATCGAGGTGGGACAGACTGTGGCCGCCAACTACAGCACACCGACCCTTTTCATCATCGCCGAAGACCTCTCCGATATGGAAATTGAAGCTAATGTGGATGAGAGTGATATCGGACTGGTCAAAAAAGGGCAGCAAGTCAGATTCACTGTGCAATCCTATCCCGATGCAGTCTTTAATGGAACCGTGAGCAGAATTCAGTTGAATCCCACCGAAACCTCCGACGTGGTCACCTATACTGTCATTGTCGATGCCCCCAATAAGGAAGGAAAACTGCTGCCCGGAATGACCGCCACTGCTGATTTTTTAGTGGAAAAAGCAACGAACGAATTGGTGGTGCCGAGCGCCGCCCTGAGTTTTAAGCTCGATGACCATCCTCATGCAGACACCCCCTGTATTTATATTCTTGAGGGAGGAAAACCAAAATGGATTCCGGTCAGCACGGGCATCAGCAGCAATACGGGAACGGTGATAAAAAACACAGGCCTTGTTCCCGGTGTTCCGGTGATCATCGGCAGGGCTGCCCATAAAAGCAAGAGTTCGGGGAGTGTTCTGTCAAAGATCATGCCCGGTGGACCACAGGGCGGTCCGAGAATTTAA
- a CDS encoding response regulator transcription factor, translated as MMRILVVDDDVKLCEVLKRGLEENAYAVDCVHDGDSGVNYAETDSYDLIILDIMLPGKDGLSICQELRSKKIGTPIIMLTARDTVEDRVRGLDTGADDYLIKPFAFTELLARMRALLRRDSPSKSPELAAGELVINTNTREVYWKKSLIHLTTKEYTILEYLMRNQGAVVTRTMIESHAWDYDLDSISNLVDVYIRRIRQKIDPEQGKQIIRTVRGAGYKLAVQ; from the coding sequence ATGATGAGAATTCTTGTTGTCGATGATGACGTAAAATTATGTGAAGTCCTTAAGCGCGGGCTGGAAGAAAACGCATATGCTGTGGACTGCGTGCATGACGGAGACAGCGGTGTTAATTATGCTGAAACAGATTCTTATGACCTGATCATTCTGGACATCATGCTGCCGGGCAAAGACGGTTTATCCATTTGCCAAGAACTGCGTTCAAAAAAGATAGGCACGCCCATTATCATGCTGACCGCCAGAGATACTGTTGAAGACAGGGTCAGGGGGCTTGATACCGGAGCAGACGATTATTTGATCAAGCCCTTTGCTTTTACCGAACTTCTGGCCCGTATGCGGGCTTTGCTGCGCCGGGACAGTCCGTCTAAATCACCGGAACTGGCTGCGGGGGAACTGGTCATCAACACCAACACCCGTGAAGTATATTGGAAAAAAAGCCTGATTCATCTGACCACAAAAGAGTATACCATTCTTGAATATCTGATGCGCAATCAAGGTGCAGTTGTAACCCGCACCATGATTGAATCCCATGCGTGGGATTATGATTTGGACAGCATTTCGAATCTGGTGGATGTCTACATCCGCAGGATAAGGCAGAAAATCGACCCGGAACAGGGCAAACAGATTATCCGCACCGTCAGGGGGGCAGGATATAAGCTGGCAGTGCAATGA
- a CDS encoding cell wall metabolism sensor histidine kinase WalK, with product MNFINTIRFKFNLWYLSILSLLLIFLGCGIYFALSETLHQSLDDSLKARGKQLAEFHGIISIIASGTFEEEAGELVSIYFYENGELHHISHKGHEFPVRKKMIDQALAGNNAFSTVHYQKNEGLRIYATHYTIADPAIKLGRRPAIKNDGQLKKRGQNSSKGTQDTWKVGVDSAALVIARPIKSIGTALDQLLYILLAAIPLTIAISGIGGVFLSRKAFNPVEEITRTALDIGEHDLSRRIPVETNDELGHLSEVLNGMIGRIERAFQRQKEFTADASHELRAPLAVIRAEATLTLEKERDSAEYRKSLEMIALESDKMSVVINQLLTLARADAGKDSLKFESIHMAEFITSVCDDIEVLCREKGLILELCSLDNVLVHGDRESLRRLLVNLLGNAIKYTNSGGVIYVGLEQIEDSAVISVRDTGIGIPPEDLPYVFERFYRVDKARSRHVGGSGLGLSICKQIAAAHNGEIEVESCLGIGSNFYVRIPVGE from the coding sequence ATGAATTTCATAAATACTATCAGATTTAAATTTAACCTCTGGTATCTTTCCATCCTCAGTCTTCTGCTGATATTTTTGGGCTGCGGCATATATTTCGCGTTATCTGAAACTTTGCATCAGAGTCTTGATGATTCCCTTAAAGCCAGAGGTAAGCAACTCGCTGAGTTTCACGGCATAATCTCGATTATTGCCAGTGGAACTTTTGAGGAGGAAGCCGGAGAACTGGTTTCCATCTACTTTTACGAAAACGGTGAGTTGCACCATATCTCTCACAAAGGGCATGAATTCCCGGTGAGAAAAAAAATGATAGATCAAGCCCTTGCAGGCAACAATGCGTTTTCGACGGTCCATTACCAGAAGAATGAAGGATTAAGGATTTATGCAACCCATTATACAATTGCTGATCCGGCCATTAAACTGGGACGTCGGCCCGCAATAAAAAACGATGGTCAGCTAAAAAAAAGGGGGCAGAATTCATCAAAAGGCACACAGGATACATGGAAAGTGGGAGTTGATTCTGCTGCTCTGGTCATTGCCCGACCTATAAAATCTATAGGTACAGCACTGGATCAATTACTGTACATTCTCCTCGCCGCTATTCCGCTGACCATTGCCATTTCAGGAATTGGAGGCGTTTTCCTTTCGCGTAAGGCATTTAATCCCGTTGAGGAAATCACCAGAACTGCTCTGGATATAGGTGAACATGACCTAAGCCGTAGAATTCCGGTGGAGACAAATGATGAGCTTGGTCATTTGTCCGAGGTTCTTAATGGAATGATCGGCAGGATAGAGCGGGCCTTTCAGCGGCAAAAAGAATTTACTGCTGACGCATCACATGAACTAAGGGCTCCGCTGGCTGTTATCCGTGCAGAAGCGACCCTGACTCTGGAAAAGGAAAGAGATTCCGCAGAGTACCGCAAATCCCTTGAAATGATTGCTTTGGAGTCGGATAAAATGTCTGTGGTGATCAATCAGTTGCTGACTCTTGCTCGGGCTGATGCAGGCAAGGACTCCCTTAAATTTGAATCAATCCATATGGCTGAATTCATAACCTCCGTATGTGATGACATTGAAGTGCTCTGCCGGGAGAAAGGATTGATTCTGGAGCTGTGTTCTTTAGACAATGTGCTTGTCCATGGAGACCGGGAAAGTCTGCGCAGGCTCTTGGTTAACCTTTTAGGCAATGCCATCAAATATACCAACAGCGGCGGGGTCATCTATGTCGGACTGGAGCAAATTGAAGACTCGGCAGTAATCTCAGTCAGAGATACCGGGATCGGCATTCCTCCTGAAGATCTGCCTTATGTTTTTGAACGGTTTTACCGTGTTGATAAAGCCCGTTCCAGACATGTGGGAGGCAGCGGCTTGGGATTATCCATCTGTAAGCAGATTGCAGCTGCCCATAACGGGGAAATTGAAGTGGAAAGCTGTTTGGGGATCGGGAGTAATTTTTATGTGCGGATTCCTGTTGGGGAGTGA
- a CDS encoding Dam family site-specific DNA-(adenine-N6)-methyltransferase gives MPIVPFLKWAGGKRWLISQDQLNPPPTYQRFIEPFLGGAAIYFQLSPVQSIISDINSDLIEFYSVLRDFPDHLSRMMGTHQQQHTKEYYYIQRATTYDTPLERAARFLYLNRTCWNGLYRVNKKGEFNVPIGTKDKVILDTDDFIGASTVLQNSEIRCSDFENTIDEAGQDDFVFVDPPYTVKHNNNNFIKYNESIFSWADQVRLHNAIIRAANRGAYIVICNADHKSIHDLYDDIGEYKQLSRYSVLAGKADKRKKTTEAMYRINFTQ, from the coding sequence ATGCCGATAGTTCCCTTTTTAAAATGGGCAGGCGGTAAACGCTGGCTGATTTCTCAAGACCAGCTTAATCCGCCACCAACATATCAACGATTTATTGAGCCTTTCCTCGGAGGAGCTGCTATATATTTTCAACTTTCACCAGTGCAATCTATCATATCTGATATAAACTCTGATCTCATAGAATTCTATAGCGTACTACGTGATTTCCCCGACCATTTGAGCAGAATGATGGGAACGCATCAACAGCAGCATACAAAAGAATACTATTATATCCAACGAGCAACCACCTATGACACACCACTGGAGAGAGCGGCTCGTTTCTTGTATCTGAACAGGACATGTTGGAATGGACTATACAGAGTCAACAAGAAGGGAGAATTCAATGTCCCAATTGGAACAAAAGATAAAGTAATCCTTGATACAGATGACTTCATTGGAGCATCCACAGTACTTCAAAATTCAGAAATTCGCTGTTCAGATTTTGAAAACACCATTGACGAAGCCGGTCAAGATGACTTCGTTTTTGTCGATCCTCCATACACAGTCAAACACAATAACAACAACTTTATCAAATATAATGAAAGTATATTTAGCTGGGCAGACCAAGTCAGACTACACAATGCAATAATAAGAGCGGCCAATCGAGGAGCCTACATTGTTATTTGCAATGCTGACCATAAATCTATTCATGACCTTTATGACGACATAGGGGAATATAAACAGCTCTCTCGATACAGTGTACTTGCAGGTAAGGCTGACAAACGGAAAAAGACAACTGAAGCTATGTATCGGATTAACTTCACACAATAA